The genomic interval GCTCGATCTGTGTGATCACGCTCGGTGTGCTGACCATCGGGTCCGAGTACAGCACCGGCATGATCCGTACGACGCTGACGGCCTGTCCGAGCCGGGGCCGGGTGCTCGCGGCGAAGGCGATCGTATTCTCCTCGCTGACCTTCACCGTCACGACGGTGACCGCCGCGGTCGTGGCGGGGCTCCAGACCCTGATTTTGGACGGCCCCGTCGCGTCGGGCGGCGACTGGGCGCTCGCCACGGCCGGTGTCGGGCTCTATCTCGCCGCCCTCGGCCTGCTGTCGCTCGGGGTCGGCGCGATTGTGCGGCACTCGGCGGGTGCGATCACCATCATGATCGGCGTGGTGCTGGCGCCCCTGGTCCTCGCGCTGTTCATGTTCGACGACAGCCTGCGGGGCCTTCGGCACTTCCTGATCGACTACTCGATCCCCAACCAGATCGGCGGGATATACGGCACGACGATGACCAGTACCGGTCCGACCGGCTGGGAGCCGCCGCTGCTGATGCTGGGCCTGGCCGCCGCGGTTCTGTGCGGAGCCGTCGCGATACTGAACCGGCGCGACGTCTGAGGGGTCGCGCGAGGTCGGAAGGGGCCACGCGAGGGCTGAGGTCGACGGGGTCGGTCGCCCTCAGTAACGCGGAGCGTTCCGGGACCGCTGCACCCTGGTGGTGCGGCGGTCCTTCGCGTTCCAGCACGCCTTGTGCCAGTGCCTGCGGTCCTCGATGCCGCCGAACTCGGGCCAGCTCACGAGGTGCGGGACCCCGGAGGGGATCTCCTGGTCGCAGCCGGGGCAGCGGTACCGCTTGCCCTGGGCGCTCGCGCCGCTGACCGGGCGCACCGACCACTCCTCGCCCTGCCAGCTCTCGGTGGCCCCTCCCCCGCCGTACCTGCCGTACGCCGGGCCGGGGCGTTCGTCGTGACTCTCGCCGCCACGGGGGCGGTTACGGCGCGGGGACACGGGACACCTCACGGGGCGGATCGGACGCGGTTTCGCTCAAGCCTAGAGCCTGCCATCGGGGGTGACGGCCGGGCTGTCCGGCGGCCCTGTTCGGCAGTGGGGTGAGTTAGCGGAAAATCGCAACAACTTCCGCCGGGACCGTGCCTTTGGCACGTGTCAGACGTTGTTGCCCGTGGGGGAGAAACGCGTCGGCCGCAAGGAGGCAATAGGCGATGCGCATCGGAACGTTCGTTCTGGCAGCCCAGTTCCCCGGACAGGGGCCGGGTGAGGCTCTGCACCGGGCCGTCCGGTCCACCGAGGCCGCGGAGGAGAGCGGTCTCGACTCGGTCTGGCTGGCCGAGCACCACTTCGTGCCGTACGGGGTCTGCCCGTCCGCGACCACGCTGGCGGCGCTGCTGCTGGGCCGCACCCGCAGAATCCAGGTCGGCACGGCGGTCAGCGTGCTGCCCAACCACCACCCGGTCGCCCTCGCCGAGCAGGCCGCGCTGCTGCACCTGACCAGCGGCGGACGCTTCTCGCTCGGGGTGGGGCGGGGCGGGCCCTGGGTGGACCTGGAAGTGTTCGGCGGCGGTCTCGACGCGTACGAGAACGGCTTCCCCGAGGCGCTCGACCTGGTGCTCGACTGGCTGCGGGAGCCGCGCGTCGCGGGGCGCGGCGAGCGGTTCGGCTTCCGCGAGGTGGCGGTGGTGCCGCGCCCGGACGAGCTGCTGGAGGGCCCGGCGGACGCGGGGCCGGGTGGCGCGGGGCCCGAGGTCGTCGTGGCGTGCACCTCGCCGAAGAGCGTGCGGCTCGCGGCCCGGCAGGCGCTGCCGATGCTGCTGGGGATGCACTGCGGGGACGAGGAGAAGGCGGAGATGGTCGCCCTGTGGCGCACGGCCGCCCGGGAGGCCGGCCATCCGCCCGAGGTGGTGGAGGGGGCCGCACATGTGTCCGCCGGGGTGGCCCAGATCGAGGACGGCGCCGGGGAGGCCACGGAGCTGCTGGTGAAGTCGATGCCCGGCTGGCTGCGCCAGGGGCTCGACGCCCATGTCACGGTCGACGGCAGGCGCCGCGTGATGCGGGACCCGGTCGCGTACACGGAACTGCTCTGCGGGCTGCACCCGGTGGGCCCGCCGCGGCTGGCGGCCGACCGGCTGGCGGCCACCGCCGAGCGGACCGGGATCACGCGCTTCGCCCTCCTGGTCGAGGGGTCGGGCGATCTCGCGGCGACCGAGGAGAACGTCCGGCGGCTGGGCGCCGACGTACTGCCACTGCTCACCTGACCTGCGCATGCCGGTGCTTCCTCCGAGCCGTCCGAACAGCTGGGATCTACTGGACGGGTGGTGCGGTGGTGCGGGAGCCGCCGCCCCGGGGCCAGTTGCACCTCCTGCGGCCCGGGACGGCAGCAGAAGCGTTCAGCAGTCCCGAAGTCCGGGCGACTGGTTGAGCAACTGGCCCCTCACCGAGGTGAACTTGGCCAGTCGGTCGTCGACCGAGGCGTCCAGCGGGAACACCGCTACGCGGT from Streptomyces sp. CA-278952 carries:
- a CDS encoding ABC transporter permease subunit, with translation MTTPATPRAHEQASDAGPPASYESPIPIRPATLGDAVAAEWTKIRSVRATVWTLGVMIALMLTVGPGTALLLAADSSGGGMPDEPALALGFFGVLLGSICVITLGVLTIGSEYSTGMIRTTLTACPSRGRVLAAKAIVFSSLTFTVTTVTAAVVAGLQTLILDGPVASGGDWALATAGVGLYLAALGLLSLGVGAIVRHSAGAITIMIGVVLAPLVLALFMFDDSLRGLRHFLIDYSIPNQIGGIYGTTMTSTGPTGWEPPLLMLGLAAAVLCGAVAILNRRDV
- a CDS encoding ATP/GTP-binding protein, translated to MSPRRNRPRGGESHDERPGPAYGRYGGGGATESWQGEEWSVRPVSGASAQGKRYRCPGCDQEIPSGVPHLVSWPEFGGIEDRRHWHKACWNAKDRRTTRVQRSRNAPRY
- a CDS encoding LLM class flavin-dependent oxidoreductase; translation: MRIGTFVLAAQFPGQGPGEALHRAVRSTEAAEESGLDSVWLAEHHFVPYGVCPSATTLAALLLGRTRRIQVGTAVSVLPNHHPVALAEQAALLHLTSGGRFSLGVGRGGPWVDLEVFGGGLDAYENGFPEALDLVLDWLREPRVAGRGERFGFREVAVVPRPDELLEGPADAGPGGAGPEVVVACTSPKSVRLAARQALPMLLGMHCGDEEKAEMVALWRTAAREAGHPPEVVEGAAHVSAGVAQIEDGAGEATELLVKSMPGWLRQGLDAHVTVDGRRRVMRDPVAYTELLCGLHPVGPPRLAADRLAATAERTGITRFALLVEGSGDLAATEENVRRLGADVLPLLT